Proteins encoded in a region of the Lepeophtheirus salmonis chromosome 6, UVic_Lsal_1.4, whole genome shotgun sequence genome:
- the LOC121119195 gene encoding uncharacterized protein, which yields MINSTTTTLTSKKETNNSITEMVLNVKYFRITSEEHLKIMSVVIFVLPFIPIVILITQSCQLIHHTTIQRQQIMEVDRKMLETTYLVDFISTFQHERFASAYYLLSRKENNSNIEEKLNDIYLKTDQALIKLSPWRRFPESKMFSSKIRFQIRLDDFRELLGTNETLPFDKFMHFYNFVNKKFLLSLSNSIQIKSNTKSWRYLISFKNLVEGIENIGISTIYTQLYYSEGFVKNKYIVSYLQHHVIGKEYFNQTAFFINYISNMFKTIERKPYWQNILQGTNDIASGAGFQNESRAKLYFESVVTYMIELRQIQLRIKNDVKEITNDEVKNTIQKQVIAIIVLVMILCISPLLVALIRNNNKNLKIFTTSIKEKAKELQEEKTKSQKLLYKMLPESVVFQLQKNDTTAESFDSVTIYFSELIGFAGLGKTNTAMEIVNLLNRVHKVSDESISQYDVYKVETIRDQYMVSSGVPRRNGDDHAGEIAKMALTLNKTIHNMVSIKKLGLQMQCGIHTGPCVAGIVGTKMPRYCLFGDTVNTASRMESRGQPGKIHISNETQIILTTIGGYKLELRGTIEVKGKGELETYWLISSSHINKNTIIAKEDLSNYTLKSEDINDFF from the exons ATGATTAATTCTACTACAACAACACTAACATCAAAGAAGGAGACAAACAACTCTATTACAGAAATGGTAttaaatgtgaagtactttagaATAACATCAGAGGAACACCTTAAAATCATGAGTGTTGTAATTTTTGTTCTACCATTTATTCCGATTGTTATACTCATTACTCAAAGTTGCCAACTCATACATCATACAACCATTCAACGACAACAAATAATGGAAGTGGATCGGAAG ATGCTTGAAACAACGTATTTAGTGGATTTCATCTCAACATTTCAGCACGAACGCTTTGCGAGCGCATACTACCTCCTTAGTCGcaaggaaaataattcaaacattGA GGAAAAGCTCAACGATATATACCTAAAAACTGACCAGGCTCTCATCAAACTTAGTCCGTGGAGAAGATTTCCAGAATCTAAaatgttttcttcaaaaattcgCTTTCAAATACGCCTCGATGACTTTCGGGAATTGTTAGGCACAAATGAGACACTTCCTTTTGATAAATTCAtgcatttttacaattttgtaaataaaaagtttctgcTTTCCTTGAGTAATAGCATACAAATCAAAAGTAACACCAAGTCATGGAGATAtcttatttccttcaaaaatttgGTTGAAGGAATAGAAAATATTGGGATCAGTACCATCTATACACAACTCTACTATTCTGAAGGGtttgtaaagaataaatatattgtgtcATACTTGCAACATCATGTGATTGGAAAAGAATATTTCAATCAGACAgcgttttttatcaattatatttcaaatatgttcaaAACTATCGAAAGAAAACCTTACTGGCAAAATATCCTTCAAGg TACAAACGATATTGCTAGTGGAGCAGGGTTTCAAAATGAGTCTAGGGCTAAGCTGTATTTTGAATCCGTAGTAACCTACATGATAGAACTTCGACAAATCCAATTgcgtataaaaaatgatgtcaa AGAAATAACGAATGATGAAGTGAAGAacacaatacaaaaacaagtgATTGCCATAATCGTTTTAGTGATGATTCTCTGCATTTCTCCATTACTCGTCGCATTAATACGAAATAATAACAAGAATCTGAag ATTTTTACTACATCTATTAAAGAAAAGGCAAAGGAACTCCAAGAGGAAAAGACAAAATCTCAAAAGTTACTTTATAAG ATGCTTCCAGAGTCCGTCGTTTTTCAACTCCAGAAGAATGATACCACTGCCGAAAGCTTCGACTcagtaacaatttattttagtgAATTGATTGGATTTGCTGGTCTTGGAAAGACGAACACAGCCATGGAGATTGTAAATTTGCTAAATAGAGTACATAAAGTGTCCGATGAGTCAATAAGTCAATATGATGTATACAAAGTAGAGACAATACGAGACCAATATATGGTATCCTCAGGAGTACCTCGGAGAAATG GAGATGATCATGCAGGTGAAATAGCCAAAATGGCTCTAACTCTAAATAAGACCATACATAATATGGTCTCAATCAAGAAGCTTGGTCTTCAAATGCAATGCGGAATCCATACTG GACCGTGTGTAGCAGGCATAGTTGGGACAAAAATGCCAAGATATTGCTTGTTTGGAGATACAGTTAATACTGCATCCAGAATGGAGAGTAGGGGACAACCAGGTAAAATTCACATCAGTAATGAAACTCAAATTATTCTAACTACCATTGGTGGATATAAACTTGAGCTACGTGGAACGATTGAAGTGAAG GGAAAGGGTGAGTTAGAAACCTATTGGTTGATTTCTTCCAgtcatatcaataaaaatacaattattgctAAAGAAGACTTGTCCAATTACACATTGAAAAGTGAGgatatcaatgattttttttga
- the l(2)gl gene encoding lethal(2) giant larvae protein isoform X2, producing MVNLRRFNFDEQIIYQDIVIANCNNDDFKINPGPTESIIVDPTNPEKILIGYARGLIVLWDRTTATADQSFVANQQLECLAWRNDGSEFISAHNDGTYIVWSRNKGNEAPNMPYGPYPCKAITRFHWFHQNGTPLMIFSGGMPRASYGDKYTISIMKGESDKHVVFDLTSKIVDFVVIYSDTDNSPLSLFILAEEELVAIDLQNPDFPVFKPPYLNSIHSSAVTCINQLSDVSEDVYSRLESCNEVDKVSKNDWPISGGSCNSIQHHKGRDILLTGHEDGSVKLWSAGGIALTLLGQLNTAKYFSTDDEGNDDGELSERGEEDEEGWPPFRKVGSFDPYSDDPRMAIKKVAMCKNSGRVFIGGTAGQVVICDLVDEDSELNLKVLKADLVTEKEGFTWKGHSSLTLKNNEIKLSKGYQPTSIMQINPPASINSLGFQSSWGIMAVGTAHGLVFMDCVTQTIITSKCTLNAQDIANADDNPMSRRKSLKKSLRESFRRLRKGRSQRNIDKKKIGTVETVRRDLRSDSPESRPIERQVEARSGFDDGLGSMVRCLHFANTYIANGTTLSPTLWAGTNSGQILIFMLTLPKNRKDAKEKASTLLAKEIQLKHRAPVIDIQVLDSSGLPITDESDESIPHRVLIASEEQFKIFLLPTLKPCGKYKLTAHEGSRIRRVGFTSFISKSDDSVKENCFVCLTNLGDIAVHSLPELKRQIQTSCIKKEDVIAISTLVFTSNGEAFYLSSSSEIQRVSVAAAKVMLPNGTISLSSNARMEAPASPPLPASTVNKATDNNNGDVHNETTVSEVSADITLDSVKDHTVISQSMETSINENSRLEQQQQQQSKLSPPLPLLPPPTLIISSTQSNKGELKGLESQVNGVLSDNLDNSVVIEDHLNQMEVQGKMEATVTAGAD from the exons ATGGTTAATCTTCGGAGATTTAACTTTGACGAGCAAATTATCTATCAAGACATTGTTATTGCGAATTGTAACAatgatgattttaaaataaatccagGTCCAACAGAATCAATAATTGTGGATCCTACTAACCCTGAAAAAATCCTTATTGGCTATGCTAGAGGACTAATCGTTTTATGGGATCGTACTACTGCTACAGCTGACCAATCCTTTGTTGCTAATCAGCAATTAGAATGTCTTGCCTGGAGAAACGACGGCTCCGAATTTATTTCCGCCCACAATGATGGTACCTATATTGTTTGGTCCCGAAATAAGGGAAATGAGGCTCCTAACATGCCTTATGGACCTTATCCCTGCAAGGCAATCACTCGATTTCATTGGTTTCATCAAAATGg AACTCCATTAATGATTTTTTCGGGTGGAATGCCACGTGCTAGCTACGGagacaaatatacaatttcaatCATGAAGGGAGAAAGTGATAAACACGTCGTCTTTGATTTAACTTCTAAAATTGTGGATTTTGTCGTCATATACTCTGATACGGACAATTCTCCGCTTAGCTTATTCATCCTTGCAGAAGAAGAATTGGTTGCTATTGACTTACAAAACCCAGACTTTCCAGTTTTCAAACCCCCTTATCTCAATTCTATACATTCAAGTGCTGTTACTTGCATAAATCAATTGTCTGATGTATCAGAAGACGTGTATTCCCGGTTAGAGTCTTGTAACGAAGTAGACAAAGTATCCAAGAATGATTGGCCAATATCGGGAGGTAGCTGCAACTCGATTCAACATCATAAGGGACGCGATATTTTACTTACTGGGCATGAAGATGGTTCTGTGAAACTATGGAGTGCTGGTGGGATAGCATTAACGTTGTTGGGACAATTGAATACTGCCAAGTATTTTTCCACTGATGATGAAGGGAATGATGATGGAGAGTTATCCGAGCGGGGAGAAGAAGACGAAGAAGGTTGGCCACCTTTTAGGAAAGTGGGGTCATTTGACCCATATAGTGATGATCCGAGAATGGCTATAAAAAAAGTCGCCATGTGTAAAAACTCTGGAAGAGTATTTATTGGTGGAACTGCGGgacaa GTTGTTATATGTGATTTAGTGGATGAAGATTCCGAATTAAATCTCAAAGTTTTAAAAGCTGATTTAGTCACAGAAAAAGAGGGATTTACTTGGAAGGGACATTCCTCTCTAACTTTGAAAAACAACGAAATAAAATTGTCCAAAGGGTATCAGCCTACATCCATCATGCAGATTAATCCTCCAGCCAGTATTAATTCCTTGGGATTTCAAAGTAGTTGGGGTATTATGGCAGTAGGCACGGCTCATGGTCTTGTCTTTATGGATTGTGTCACTCAAACAATCATCACTTCAAAATGCACGCTTAATGCACAAG ACATAGCTAATGCAGATGACAATCCCATGTCAAGACGAAAGTCCCTCAAAAAGTCCCTTAGAGAATCATTTCGAAGATTAAGGAAAGGGAGATCTCaaagaaatattgataaaaagaaaattggaacCGTCGAAACAGTAAGAAGAGATCT tcgTTCGGATAGTCCGGAATCACGACCTATCGAAAGGCAAGTTGAGGCAAGATCCGGTTTTGATGATGGTCTTGGTTCGATGGTTCGGTGTTTACATTTCGCTAATACATATATAGCCAACG GGACAACCCTCAGTCCAACTCTCTGGGCCGGAACCAATAGTGGTCAAATCCTAATATTTATGCTGACTTTGCCCAAGAATCGTAAAGATGCTAAGGAAAAAGCTTCTACTCTGTTAGCCAAAGAAATTCAGCTTAAGCATCGTGCACCTGTTATAGATATACAAGTATTGGATTCATCAGGACTTCCCATAACTGATGAATCTGATGAATCCATTCCTCATCGAGTTTTAATTGCTTCAGAAGaacagtttaaaatatttttgctaccAACTCTCAAACCCTGTGGTAAATACAAATTAACTGCTCATGAGGGATCTCGAATTCGAAGAGTTGGATTTACTTCCTTTATTTCTAAGTCTGATGATTCtgtaaaagaaaattgtttcgTATGTCTTACTAATCTGGGAGATATTGCAGTGCATTCACTTCCTGAACTCAAACGTCAAATCCAAACTTCGTGCATCAAAAAGGAAGATGTCATTGCCATATCAACTCTTGTCTTTACTTCAAATG gtgAAGCGTTTTATTTGTCTTCATCTTCAGAAATTCAGCGTGTTTCAGTTGCAGCTGCGAAAGTCATGTTACCCAATGGGACAATATCTTTATCCTCCAATGCACGCATGGAAGCTCCTGCCTCTCCTCCCTTACCAGCATCAACTGTGAATAAAGCTACCGATAATAACAATGGAGATGTTCATAATGAAACCACAGTTTCCGAAGTTAGTGCAGACATAACATTAGACTCTGTCAAGGACCATACCGTGAT ATCTCAGTCGATGGAGACAAGTATTAACGAAAATAGCCGATTAGAgcagcagcaacaacaacaGAGTAAGCTCTCGCCACCACTtcctcttcttcctcctcctaCCCTCATCATATCATCCACTCAAAGCAATAAAGGAGAACTCAAAGGACTCGAATCACAGG TGAATGGAGTTCTCTCTGATAACCTCGATAATTCTGTAGTGATTGAAGATCACTTAAATCag atgGAAGTCCAAGGGAAAATGGAAGCAACGGTGACGGCTGGTGCAGACTAA
- the l(2)gl gene encoding lethal(2) giant larvae protein isoform X1: MLKFIWGKGTQPVNPERAKLQKELFAFQKTIHHGFPHKPTSLAWDPELKLLAIGTKKGDIRVYGRPGVEFYGNHATDSPVTKLIFLPGQARIVSLTDDNVLHYWEINGTTLSEKKKAGLEGRLKRISCLELDSKKRILVGTEGGNIYMVNLRRFNFDEQIIYQDIVIANCNNDDFKINPGPTESIIVDPTNPEKILIGYARGLIVLWDRTTATADQSFVANQQLECLAWRNDGSEFISAHNDGTYIVWSRNKGNEAPNMPYGPYPCKAITRFHWFHQNGTPLMIFSGGMPRASYGDKYTISIMKGESDKHVVFDLTSKIVDFVVIYSDTDNSPLSLFILAEEELVAIDLQNPDFPVFKPPYLNSIHSSAVTCINQLSDVSEDVYSRLESCNEVDKVSKNDWPISGGSCNSIQHHKGRDILLTGHEDGSVKLWSAGGIALTLLGQLNTAKYFSTDDEGNDDGELSERGEEDEEGWPPFRKVGSFDPYSDDPRMAIKKVAMCKNSGRVFIGGTAGQVVICDLVDEDSELNLKVLKADLVTEKEGFTWKGHSSLTLKNNEIKLSKGYQPTSIMQINPPASINSLGFQSSWGIMAVGTAHGLVFMDCVTQTIITSKCTLNAQDIANADDNPMSRRKSLKKSLRESFRRLRKGRSQRNIDKKKIGTVETVRRDLRSDSPESRPIERQVEARSGFDDGLGSMVRCLHFANTYIANGTTLSPTLWAGTNSGQILIFMLTLPKNRKDAKEKASTLLAKEIQLKHRAPVIDIQVLDSSGLPITDESDESIPHRVLIASEEQFKIFLLPTLKPCGKYKLTAHEGSRIRRVGFTSFISKSDDSVKENCFVCLTNLGDIAVHSLPELKRQIQTSCIKKEDVIAISTLVFTSNGEAFYLSSSSEIQRVSVAAAKVMLPNGTISLSSNARMEAPASPPLPASTVNKATDNNNGDVHNETTVSEVSADITLDSVKDHTVISQSMETSINENSRLEQQQQQQSKLSPPLPLLPPPTLIISSTQSNKGELKGLESQVNGVLSDNLDNSVVIEDHLNQMEVQGKMEATVTAGAD; this comes from the exons ATGCTCAAGTTTATTTGGGGCAAAGGGACCCAACCCGTGAATCCTGAACGGGCAAAACTTCAAAAGGAACTCTTTGCATTTCAAAAA ACGATACATCATGGATTTCCTCATAAACCCACGTCATTGGCTTGGGATCCAGAGCTAAAACTACTGGCCATCGGAACCAAAAAAGGAGATATTCGAGT ATATGGTCGTCCAGGTGTTGAATTTTATGGCAATCATGCAACGGATTCTCCAGTCACCaagctaatttttttaccaGGGCAAGCTAGAATAGTTTCTCTTACTGATGACAACGTTTTGCATTATTGGGAAATAAACGGAACGACTCTATCG gaaaagaaaaaggcTGGATTGGAAGGGCGTCTTAAAAGGATATCATGCCTAGAGTTAGATTCGAAAAAGAGAATACTGGTTGGAACAGAAGGAGGAAATATTTACATGGTTAATCTTCGGAGATTTAACTTTGACGAGCAAATTATCTATCAAGACATTGTTATTGCGAATTGTAACAatgatgattttaaaataaatccagGTCCAACAGAATCAATAATTGTGGATCCTACTAACCCTGAAAAAATCCTTATTGGCTATGCTAGAGGACTAATCGTTTTATGGGATCGTACTACTGCTACAGCTGACCAATCCTTTGTTGCTAATCAGCAATTAGAATGTCTTGCCTGGAGAAACGACGGCTCCGAATTTATTTCCGCCCACAATGATGGTACCTATATTGTTTGGTCCCGAAATAAGGGAAATGAGGCTCCTAACATGCCTTATGGACCTTATCCCTGCAAGGCAATCACTCGATTTCATTGGTTTCATCAAAATGg AACTCCATTAATGATTTTTTCGGGTGGAATGCCACGTGCTAGCTACGGagacaaatatacaatttcaatCATGAAGGGAGAAAGTGATAAACACGTCGTCTTTGATTTAACTTCTAAAATTGTGGATTTTGTCGTCATATACTCTGATACGGACAATTCTCCGCTTAGCTTATTCATCCTTGCAGAAGAAGAATTGGTTGCTATTGACTTACAAAACCCAGACTTTCCAGTTTTCAAACCCCCTTATCTCAATTCTATACATTCAAGTGCTGTTACTTGCATAAATCAATTGTCTGATGTATCAGAAGACGTGTATTCCCGGTTAGAGTCTTGTAACGAAGTAGACAAAGTATCCAAGAATGATTGGCCAATATCGGGAGGTAGCTGCAACTCGATTCAACATCATAAGGGACGCGATATTTTACTTACTGGGCATGAAGATGGTTCTGTGAAACTATGGAGTGCTGGTGGGATAGCATTAACGTTGTTGGGACAATTGAATACTGCCAAGTATTTTTCCACTGATGATGAAGGGAATGATGATGGAGAGTTATCCGAGCGGGGAGAAGAAGACGAAGAAGGTTGGCCACCTTTTAGGAAAGTGGGGTCATTTGACCCATATAGTGATGATCCGAGAATGGCTATAAAAAAAGTCGCCATGTGTAAAAACTCTGGAAGAGTATTTATTGGTGGAACTGCGGgacaa GTTGTTATATGTGATTTAGTGGATGAAGATTCCGAATTAAATCTCAAAGTTTTAAAAGCTGATTTAGTCACAGAAAAAGAGGGATTTACTTGGAAGGGACATTCCTCTCTAACTTTGAAAAACAACGAAATAAAATTGTCCAAAGGGTATCAGCCTACATCCATCATGCAGATTAATCCTCCAGCCAGTATTAATTCCTTGGGATTTCAAAGTAGTTGGGGTATTATGGCAGTAGGCACGGCTCATGGTCTTGTCTTTATGGATTGTGTCACTCAAACAATCATCACTTCAAAATGCACGCTTAATGCACAAG ACATAGCTAATGCAGATGACAATCCCATGTCAAGACGAAAGTCCCTCAAAAAGTCCCTTAGAGAATCATTTCGAAGATTAAGGAAAGGGAGATCTCaaagaaatattgataaaaagaaaattggaacCGTCGAAACAGTAAGAAGAGATCT tcgTTCGGATAGTCCGGAATCACGACCTATCGAAAGGCAAGTTGAGGCAAGATCCGGTTTTGATGATGGTCTTGGTTCGATGGTTCGGTGTTTACATTTCGCTAATACATATATAGCCAACG GGACAACCCTCAGTCCAACTCTCTGGGCCGGAACCAATAGTGGTCAAATCCTAATATTTATGCTGACTTTGCCCAAGAATCGTAAAGATGCTAAGGAAAAAGCTTCTACTCTGTTAGCCAAAGAAATTCAGCTTAAGCATCGTGCACCTGTTATAGATATACAAGTATTGGATTCATCAGGACTTCCCATAACTGATGAATCTGATGAATCCATTCCTCATCGAGTTTTAATTGCTTCAGAAGaacagtttaaaatatttttgctaccAACTCTCAAACCCTGTGGTAAATACAAATTAACTGCTCATGAGGGATCTCGAATTCGAAGAGTTGGATTTACTTCCTTTATTTCTAAGTCTGATGATTCtgtaaaagaaaattgtttcgTATGTCTTACTAATCTGGGAGATATTGCAGTGCATTCACTTCCTGAACTCAAACGTCAAATCCAAACTTCGTGCATCAAAAAGGAAGATGTCATTGCCATATCAACTCTTGTCTTTACTTCAAATG gtgAAGCGTTTTATTTGTCTTCATCTTCAGAAATTCAGCGTGTTTCAGTTGCAGCTGCGAAAGTCATGTTACCCAATGGGACAATATCTTTATCCTCCAATGCACGCATGGAAGCTCCTGCCTCTCCTCCCTTACCAGCATCAACTGTGAATAAAGCTACCGATAATAACAATGGAGATGTTCATAATGAAACCACAGTTTCCGAAGTTAGTGCAGACATAACATTAGACTCTGTCAAGGACCATACCGTGAT ATCTCAGTCGATGGAGACAAGTATTAACGAAAATAGCCGATTAGAgcagcagcaacaacaacaGAGTAAGCTCTCGCCACCACTtcctcttcttcctcctcctaCCCTCATCATATCATCCACTCAAAGCAATAAAGGAGAACTCAAAGGACTCGAATCACAGG TGAATGGAGTTCTCTCTGATAACCTCGATAATTCTGTAGTGATTGAAGATCACTTAAATCag atgGAAGTCCAAGGGAAAATGGAAGCAACGGTGACGGCTGGTGCAGACTAA
- the LOC121119638 gene encoding alpha-tocopherol transfer protein: protein MNNSKKRECVIDKFDAGHPFSDKVFAPDEEWINKELEIFGQNLNEELIEAFRKELKSHGYTVQHTKNVCAMFLRAGSMDLQTAMDLLKTYLQNKVNCKHYFVKDSPSHLKIILDEKIHMMLSHRDPDGRRVFLIRPGLWETNKLSLSDLYCVSAMMCDLIATEPRTQIAGALVIMDGDGFGFSHLKNLGLQDAKNIASFMDCFPLWFRGIHIVRQPRVFNMAYNIVYPFLNENARNVIHFHGQNLKSLHEYVDPRILPSEYGGLGGPFDNKDVSLTLKELETYFRDIKTWKL from the exons atgaataattctaAGAAGAGAGAGTGTGTTATAGACAAATTTGATGCTGGGCATCCATTTTCAGATAAAGTATTTGCACCAGACGAAGAATGGATCAACAAGGAACTTGAAATATTTGGGCAAAATTTGAATGAAGAATTAATTGAAGCTTTTCGGAAAGAACTCAAATCGCATGGCTACACTGTTCAACATACAAAA AATGTTTGTGCAATGTTTCTCCGTGCTGGTTCGATGGATCTACAAACCGCAATGGATCTATTAAAAACCTACTTACAAAACAAAGTCAATTGTAAGCACTACTTTGTGAAGGACAGTCCTTCacatttaaaaatcatattggatgaaaaaatacatatgatgttaTCCCATAGAGATCCTGATGGACGAAGAGTTTTCTTGATTAGACCAGGACTCTGGGAAACAA ACAAATTGAGTCTAAGTGACTTGTATTGTGTTTCAGCAATGATGTGTGATCTTATTGCAACAGAACCACGCACACAAATTGCAGGAGCTCTAGTAATAATGGATGGAGACGGCTTTGGTtttagtcatttaaaaaatcttggATTACAAGATGCGAAAAATATTGCTTCATTCATG gattGCTTTCCACTATGGTTTCGAGGTATTCACATAGTTCGTCAACCCCGTGTGTTCAATATGGCGTATAATATAGTATATCCTTTTTTGAATGAGAACGCAAGAAATGTCATTCATTTCCACGGACAGAATTTGAAATCCCTACACGAATATGTGGATCCCAGAATTTTACCCTCTGAATACGGTGGCTTAGGAGGCCCGTTTGATAATAAGGATGTGTCACTTACTCTTAAGGAATTGGAAACATATTTTAGAGATATAAAGACATGGAAGCTATAG